A part of Terriglobia bacterium genomic DNA contains:
- a CDS encoding IPT/TIG domain-containing protein — protein MRIFGSNSGRRRLHLLLFVFSVLALPITINFAAGFQGNGWGHSSLQLAINGIGPGSGPAAGGTLVTIFGTGFNQSASVAFGSVAAASVIVMSPTQLQAITPAHAGGMVSIAITENPHNRSAMLPGGFTYTTASASSSTSTGSSGSNTSTGSGSSTGSTSMGISGASPTVGPTTGGTVVTITGTGFQAGASVAFGASSSPTVTVASSTEIDAISPPESSGTAAITVTNPDGQSASLPSGFTYSSGPSLSTISPNTGPVTGGTTVTISGSGFQSGASVSFGGIAATSVKLVSSTQIQAVSPVSPAGTVTIVVTNSDSQGATLGSAFTYYHTVGLAWTDSSTSVSGYNIYRSSTSGGPYIRLNSNLISGTSFSDAKVQAGDTYFYVTTAVNTSNVESSYSNQAQAIVPSP, from the coding sequence ATGCGTATTTTCGGGTCGAACTCAGGCAGGCGCCGTCTTCATCTTCTTCTTTTCGTTTTTTCCGTCCTTGCATTGCCCATCACGATAAACTTTGCCGCGGGGTTTCAAGGCAACGGATGGGGCCATTCAAGCCTCCAGCTTGCAATTAACGGCATTGGACCGGGCAGCGGGCCCGCGGCCGGAGGAACATTAGTAACCATCTTCGGCACGGGGTTCAATCAGTCAGCTTCGGTTGCCTTTGGGAGCGTCGCGGCGGCGTCCGTGATCGTTATGAGCCCAACGCAGTTGCAGGCCATCACTCCGGCGCATGCGGGCGGGATGGTCAGCATCGCGATCACGGAAAACCCCCACAATCGGTCGGCAATGCTGCCAGGCGGATTCACCTACACCACCGCTTCGGCCAGTTCAAGCACTTCAACCGGATCGAGCGGTTCAAACACCTCAACCGGTTCGGGCAGTTCAACCGGCTCAACCAGCATGGGTATTTCCGGCGCTTCGCCAACGGTCGGGCCAACCACTGGTGGAACGGTCGTCACCATCACTGGCACAGGTTTTCAGGCAGGCGCTTCCGTTGCATTCGGCGCCTCAAGTTCCCCCACAGTCACGGTAGCCAGTTCCACCGAGATCGATGCCATTTCGCCTCCGGAAAGTTCGGGGACCGCGGCGATCACGGTCACCAACCCCGATGGCCAGTCGGCTTCGCTTCCTTCCGGCTTCACTTACAGTTCGGGGCCGTCCCTCAGCACGATTTCGCCCAATACAGGGCCGGTGACGGGCGGGACCACCGTGACGATATCGGGGAGCGGATTTCAGAGCGGAGCGAGCGTGAGCTTTGGCGGAATTGCCGCGACATCCGTGAAGCTGGTCAGTTCCACCCAGATCCAGGCTGTCAGCCCTGTTTCACCGGCCGGAACAGTCACCATCGTCGTGACAAATTCGGATTCTCAGGGTGCCACGCTGGGTTCAGCGTTTACTTACTATCACACCGTCGGCCTGGCGTGGACAGACAGTTCCACGTCGGTTTCCGGTTATAACATCTACCGGAGTTCGACCTCCGGCGGCCCTTACATCCGGCTCAATTCCAATTTAATTTCCGGCACCTCATTCAGCGATGCGAAGGTGCAGGCCGGGGACACGTACTTTTATGTAACAACGGCGGTCAACACCAGCAACGTGGAGAGCTCGTACTCAAACCAGGCGCAGGCAATCGTTCCATCCCCGTAA
- a CDS encoding SUMF1/EgtB/PvdO family nonheme iron enzyme, giving the protein MVGKRVLLVIALGLIIAPVLSAQDTKYPPKHEQIPGPPGYLERGSHCCFSAEQQEYSETAFQEWIADIRHFRMERLIRAGYDGSEYSRPELKWTESSFIQPQMMMQDRFFYDPVAHRYTVERYLDDLKNRYGGIDAVLIWHTYPNIGIDNRNQYDWLRDMPGGVAGVRQMIGEFHHHGVKVLFPVMLWDQGTRDEGVPNWTATARLLADVGADGVNGDTLSEVPLAFRKASDATGHPLAFEPEGAPESPAEALAWNNMSWGYWEYPFEPMVSLYKWLEPRHMVNVCNRWARDKTDDLQAAFFNGVGYESWENIWGIWNQITPRDAEALRRVATIERAFPELLTSREWTPHTPTLRYGVFASMFPGGSETLWTFVNRNQYDVEGRQIRAPYQPGTRYFDLWHGVELKPAVEGGTATLSFDIEADGFGSVLATSGGTDPKLNDLLATMHRLSEKPLSSFSHEWHFLPQHVVEIQPTKAAASAPPGMIRVPGGDFMFDVHGIEIEGGNDIGVDVQEPWEDSPRRYHHHRMAVHAFYIDRYPVTNAEFKKFLEASSYHPQDDHNFLRDWKNRTYPDGWGAKPVTWVSLEDARAYAAWAGKRLPHEWEWQYAAQGTDGRLYPWGNDRDASAVPPLDKGRELPPPSAVDAHPKGASPFGVMDMVGNVWQWTDEFEDPHTRAAILRGGSHYHPQGTRWYFPEAFKLNEHGKFLLMAPGTDRSGTVGFRCVVDAESSR; this is encoded by the coding sequence ATGGTTGGGAAGCGCGTGCTGCTGGTTATTGCTCTCGGTCTGATCATTGCGCCGGTCTTGTCTGCGCAGGACACCAAATACCCGCCCAAACACGAACAGATACCCGGTCCGCCCGGCTACCTCGAGCGCGGCAGCCATTGCTGCTTCAGCGCGGAGCAGCAGGAATATTCCGAAACAGCTTTTCAGGAATGGATTGCGGACATTCGGCACTTCCGCATGGAGCGGCTGATCCGTGCGGGCTATGACGGTTCCGAGTACTCACGCCCGGAACTGAAGTGGACCGAAAGCTCTTTTATCCAGCCGCAGATGATGATGCAGGACCGCTTTTTCTATGATCCCGTCGCGCATCGCTACACGGTGGAGCGTTACCTGGATGACCTGAAGAATCGCTATGGCGGCATCGACGCTGTCCTCATCTGGCATACCTACCCGAACATCGGCATCGATAATCGCAATCAGTACGATTGGCTGCGCGACATGCCCGGCGGTGTTGCAGGCGTCCGGCAGATGATCGGGGAGTTCCACCACCACGGAGTCAAGGTGCTGTTTCCGGTGATGCTGTGGGACCAGGGGACCCGCGATGAAGGCGTGCCTAACTGGACGGCGACGGCGCGGCTGCTTGCTGACGTCGGTGCGGACGGAGTGAACGGCGATACGCTGAGCGAAGTCCCGCTGGCGTTTCGGAAGGCTTCGGATGCCACCGGCCACCCGCTCGCATTTGAGCCGGAGGGCGCTCCTGAGAGCCCCGCCGAGGCCCTGGCCTGGAACAACATGAGCTGGGGGTACTGGGAGTATCCGTTTGAGCCGATGGTAAGCCTGTACAAATGGCTCGAGCCCCGCCACATGGTGAACGTCTGCAACCGCTGGGCGCGGGACAAGACCGACGATCTGCAGGCCGCATTCTTCAATGGCGTCGGCTATGAAAGCTGGGAAAATATCTGGGGCATCTGGAACCAGATTACTCCGCGCGACGCGGAAGCGTTGCGCCGCGTGGCCACCATCGAAAGGGCCTTCCCGGAACTGCTGACCAGCCGCGAGTGGACTCCGCACACGCCAACGCTCCGCTACGGCGTATTTGCCAGCATGTTTCCCGGCGGCAGCGAAACACTGTGGACTTTCGTCAACCGAAACCAGTACGACGTGGAAGGACGCCAGATCCGCGCGCCTTACCAGCCGGGGACGCGCTATTTCGATCTCTGGCACGGAGTCGAGCTCAAGCCGGCGGTCGAGGGCGGCACGGCCACTTTGAGCTTTGACATCGAGGCGGACGGGTTCGGTTCGGTGCTGGCCACGTCCGGCGGAACGGACCCGAAGCTCAATGATCTGCTCGCCACCATGCACCGTCTCTCGGAAAAGCCGCTCAGCTCCTTCTCGCACGAATGGCATTTTCTTCCGCAGCACGTCGTGGAAATTCAACCGACAAAAGCCGCAGCGTCGGCGCCGCCGGGCATGATCAGGGTCCCTGGCGGCGATTTCATGTTTGATGTACACGGAATTGAAATCGAGGGAGGCAACGACATCGGCGTAGACGTTCAGGAGCCGTGGGAAGACTCGCCGCGCCGTTATCATCATCACCGCATGGCTGTCCACGCGTTTTATATCGATCGCTACCCGGTGACGAACGCCGAGTTCAAGAAATTCCTGGAGGCTTCGAGCTATCATCCCCAGGACGATCACAATTTCCTGCGGGACTGGAAAAACAGAACGTATCCCGACGGCTGGGGCGCGAAGCCCGTCACCTGGGTCTCGCTTGAAGACGCCCGCGCCTACGCCGCCTGGGCCGGCAAGCGCCTGCCGCACGAATGGGAATGGCAGTACGCGGCGCAGGGTACGGACGGGCGGCTCTATCCCTGGGGCAACGATCGGGATGCGTCCGCCGTTCCGCCGCTCGACAAGGGGAGGGAACTTCCGCCGCCTTCCGCCGTTGACGCCCACCCGAAAGGCGCAAGCCCATTTGGAGTGATGGACATGGTGGGCAACGTCTGGCAGTGGACTGACGAATTTGAAGATCCGCACACGCGCGCGGCCATCCTGCGCGGCGGGAGCCACTATCACCCGCAGGGCACGCGCTGGTATTTTCCGGAAGCGTTCAAGCTGAATGAGCATGGCAAGTTTCTGTTGATGGCTCCCGGCACAGACCGTTCCGGCACGGTCGGTTTTCGTTGTGTTGTCGATGCGGAATCGAGCCGGTAA
- a CDS encoding IPT/TIG domain-containing protein, with protein sequence MKSKVSERNLAACVIALLAAVVPLFFAACRSDITSPLDPSTAQQAAAPTIKSIVPDIAPPAGGATVTINGSNFSSSAQATPPSVSFGGVAAKNVRMISSLQLVATVPPHSSGKVNVQVTTADGMSSSVPGAFTYTASSPTVRSVSPTSGGTAGGTVVTVTGSNFASGATVSFGGAPASVSFLSSTQLTAVTPAHAAGSVNVVITNPDSTSAMLAGGFNFGTASSLAVSSVTPNSGGTAGGTVVTVTGSNFASGATVSFGGSAASGVSFVSANQLTATTPPHASGSVSVAVTNPDSTSAALPGGFTFGASSSLAVSSVSPFSGPAAGGTKVTISGANFQVGVSVTFGGLPAASVTLSNASTIVAVTPQHSSGTATVTITNTSGQSASWAKNYTFHSIDLLWDAPSTSPVTIAGYNIYRGNSSAGPFGKLNGSTPLSDTSFNDTTVEGSTTYYYEVKSVDSDGTESAPAGPVPATTSP encoded by the coding sequence ATGAAGTCAAAAGTATCTGAAAGGAATCTTGCCGCGTGCGTCATTGCTTTGCTTGCGGCAGTAGTCCCGCTGTTTTTTGCCGCATGCCGAAGCGATATTACTTCACCCCTTGACCCGAGCACGGCCCAACAGGCGGCAGCGCCCACCATCAAATCCATTGTGCCCGACATCGCTCCCCCCGCGGGAGGAGCGACGGTCACCATTAACGGGTCCAATTTTTCATCCAGCGCCCAAGCCACTCCGCCTTCGGTCAGTTTCGGCGGAGTAGCGGCAAAAAACGTCAGGATGATCAGTTCTTTGCAACTGGTAGCCACGGTCCCGCCACACAGCTCTGGGAAGGTCAACGTGCAGGTAACGACCGCCGACGGCATGTCGTCATCTGTTCCGGGAGCTTTTACCTACACGGCCTCGTCGCCCACCGTCCGCAGCGTCTCCCCAACTTCCGGGGGCACGGCGGGAGGAACAGTGGTCACCGTAACCGGATCGAATTTTGCGAGTGGCGCAACGGTCTCCTTTGGCGGCGCTCCCGCCTCCGTTTCATTCCTCAGTTCGACTCAACTTACGGCCGTTACTCCGGCACACGCCGCCGGCTCCGTCAACGTGGTGATCACCAATCCCGACAGCACCAGCGCGATGCTGGCGGGCGGATTCAATTTTGGCACGGCGTCGTCCCTCGCTGTCAGCAGCGTGACTCCAAACTCCGGAGGCACGGCGGGAGGAACAGTGGTCACCGTAACCGGATCGAATTTTGCGAGTGGCGCCACCGTCTCCTTTGGCGGCAGTGCCGCATCCGGCGTTTCCTTCGTGAGCGCGAACCAGCTAACGGCCACAACTCCGCCGCACGCCTCAGGATCTGTCAGCGTCGCCGTCACCAACCCGGACAGCACCAGCGCAGCGCTGCCAGGGGGATTCACGTTTGGTGCGTCGTCGTCCCTCGCCGTCAGCAGCGTGTCTCCTTTTTCCGGGCCTGCGGCGGGCGGAACAAAAGTCACCATCAGCGGAGCCAACTTTCAAGTCGGCGTGTCGGTAACCTTTGGAGGGCTTCCCGCTGCGTCGGTTACGCTCAGCAACGCCTCCACCATCGTGGCGGTGACGCCGCAGCACAGTTCCGGAACGGCAACCGTCACCATAACAAACACCAGTGGCCAGTCCGCCTCATGGGCTAAGAACTATACATTCCATAGCATCGATTTGCTGTGGGACGCGCCGTCTACCTCCCCGGTTACCATCGCCGGTTACAACATTTACCGCGGGAACTCGTCGGCAGGACCATTTGGCAAACTCAATGGATCAACGCCCCTGTCAGACACATCGTTTAACGATACTACGGTGGAAGGAAGCACCACGTATTACTACGAGGTCAAATCGGTGGACTCGGACGGGACTGAAAGCGCGCCCGCCGGCCCTGTCCCGGCCACGACGTCACCTTAG
- a CDS encoding D-galactonate dehydratase family protein yields MRITEVRVIVTCPDRNYVLVKVLTSEPALYGVGDATLNGRELAVATLLDKHIAPMLIGRDPEQVEDIWQCLYRAPYWRSGPVQMTALAGIDLALWDIKGKLAGMPVYQLLGGRTRRGALAYTHASGKNFDETEAAVRRAMERGFKAVRAQVAVPGLEGTYGTSRNKTSEETAGRVDQQADLPSTEVFEPGPYLRTVPKLFEHLRLKLGDEVELLHDVHQKLGPVEAARLAHDLEPYRLFFLEDLVPPEAKDGLRLVRQRSATPIALGEIIHSPLDFVPLITERLIDYLRCAVTHIGGITAARKLASLAEFYQVKTAWHGPADVAPPAHAASVHLDLAIQNFGIQEMIFFSDIAREVMPGGPVFQGGYMDVDNTPGLGTDINEELAKKYPYRRSYLPLARRKDGSVHDW; encoded by the coding sequence TTGAGGATCACCGAGGTGCGAGTGATCGTCACCTGCCCGGACCGCAACTACGTTCTGGTAAAAGTTCTTACCAGCGAGCCCGCGCTCTACGGCGTGGGCGACGCCACGCTGAACGGCCGCGAACTGGCCGTGGCCACCCTGCTCGATAAGCACATTGCGCCGATGCTCATCGGGCGCGACCCGGAGCAGGTGGAAGATATCTGGCAGTGCCTTTACCGAGCCCCCTACTGGCGCTCCGGGCCCGTGCAGATGACGGCGCTTGCTGGCATCGACCTCGCGCTGTGGGACATCAAGGGCAAGTTGGCCGGGATGCCCGTCTATCAGTTACTCGGCGGACGCACGCGGCGCGGCGCGCTGGCGTACACACATGCAAGCGGAAAAAACTTTGACGAAACTGAAGCCGCGGTCCGGCGCGCCATGGAGCGCGGCTTTAAGGCCGTGCGCGCCCAGGTGGCGGTCCCGGGCCTCGAAGGCACCTACGGAACATCGCGGAACAAAACATCTGAAGAGACTGCCGGCCGCGTGGACCAGCAAGCCGACCTTCCGTCCACGGAAGTTTTCGAGCCTGGCCCGTACCTACGCACCGTTCCTAAACTGTTCGAGCATCTTCGGCTCAAGCTCGGCGATGAGGTTGAACTGCTGCACGACGTCCACCAGAAGCTTGGGCCTGTCGAAGCCGCGCGTTTGGCGCACGATCTCGAGCCCTACCGCCTCTTCTTTCTCGAAGATCTCGTGCCGCCGGAAGCCAAAGACGGCCTGCGGCTGGTCCGGCAACGGTCTGCGACGCCCATCGCCCTCGGAGAGATCATCCATTCGCCGCTCGACTTTGTTCCCCTCATCACCGAGAGGCTGATCGACTATCTTCGCTGCGCCGTCACGCACATCGGGGGAATCACCGCGGCTCGCAAGCTGGCCTCGCTGGCCGAATTCTACCAGGTGAAAACCGCCTGGCACGGGCCTGCCGATGTGGCGCCACCTGCCCATGCGGCGAGCGTCCATCTTGACCTCGCAATCCAAAACTTCGGCATCCAGGAGATGATCTTTTTCTCCGACATTGCGCGCGAGGTGATGCCGGGCGGGCCGGTGTTCCAGGGGGGTTACATGGACGTTGACAATACCCCCGGCCTGGGAACCGACATCAACGAGGAACTGGCCAAAAAATACCCCTACCGGCGGTCGTATTTACCCCTCGCTCGGCGCAAGGATGGCAGCGTCCATGACTGGTGA
- a CDS encoding GRP family sugar transporter: MFVPSTYAVALFMMILSMVCWGSWANTQKLTKNWRFELFYWDYLWGILLMTVIMGFTLGNTRPASPDGFMANLGRADAHHLLLAFAGGIIFNVANMLLVAAIAIAGLAVAFPIGIGLALVIGSILNYIITPAGNPLLLFGGIALVCVAIVLDAMAYRKISKDLTLSTKGIVLSLFCGLGMGLFYPFVAKALTGERHLGPYTVAYVFGLGVLACTIPLNYVFMRRPVSGPPVRFADYLRGNKLLHFWGVVGGMIWGVGTISNFVASYVQMVGPAASYALGQGATMVSAIWGIFVWKEFARADRSAKRLLALMFAFFIAGLVCVALAPVIKF, translated from the coding sequence ATGTTTGTTCCTTCCACTTACGCCGTTGCTCTCTTCATGATGATTCTCAGCATGGTCTGCTGGGGAAGCTGGGCGAACACCCAGAAGCTCACCAAAAACTGGCGCTTTGAGCTTTTCTACTGGGACTACCTTTGGGGGATCCTTCTGATGACCGTGATCATGGGCTTCACGCTCGGCAATACCCGGCCGGCAAGTCCCGACGGGTTTATGGCCAATCTCGGCCGGGCCGACGCCCACCACCTGTTGCTGGCGTTTGCGGGCGGCATCATTTTCAACGTTGCCAACATGCTCCTGGTTGCCGCGATTGCGATTGCCGGGCTGGCCGTGGCTTTCCCCATCGGCATCGGGCTGGCGCTGGTGATCGGGTCCATTCTGAATTACATCATCACGCCGGCCGGAAATCCGCTGCTGTTGTTCGGCGGCATCGCGCTCGTCTGCGTAGCCATCGTGCTGGACGCCATGGCCTACCGGAAAATTTCCAAAGACTTGACGCTGAGCACCAAGGGCATTGTGCTCAGCCTGTTCTGCGGCTTGGGCATGGGCCTGTTCTATCCCTTCGTTGCCAAGGCGCTGACCGGCGAGCGCCACCTGGGCCCTTACACTGTGGCTTACGTTTTTGGGCTCGGAGTACTGGCCTGCACCATCCCGCTGAATTACGTCTTCATGCGCAGGCCCGTTTCCGGCCCGCCAGTCCGCTTTGCGGATTATCTACGGGGAAACAAGCTGTTGCACTTCTGGGGAGTGGTAGGGGGAATGATCTGGGGCGTGGGGACCATTTCGAATTTTGTGGCTTCCTACGTGCAAATGGTCGGCCCCGCAGCTTCTTACGCGCTGGGCCAGGGAGCCACCATGGTGTCAGCCATCTGGGGAATTTTTGTGTGGAAAGAGTTCGCCCGCGCCGACCGCTCCGCCAAACGCCTGCTCGCCCTGATGTTTGCATTCTTCATCGCGGGCCTGGTTTGCGTCGCGCTCGCGCCAGTGATCAAGTTTTAG
- a CDS encoding carboxypeptidase regulatory-like domain-containing protein, whose product MRAKTFLYGAGILAVMLAITLCTGPAAMAQTAAGGTVEGQVLGPGEVPVPGARVVLFNPQTRERKQTWSDEAGKYVFSSVAPGEYRVIVVILGFRPSLLGPVTVTAGKPLTLNATLTLGVPGEQAGFGGFRRQGAGQGGAGRGNFPGRASEAGSGGRAGIGRGSGQFPQQGRGNAGGSFPAQGTAGPEDAGDLNSILAEAGGNDATGGLSFSDEGAGTGQTNQAGGIGGDLAGAAGASNSFLLAGNVVNATAPTMAGGRRGRGFRFGGGPGGPGGPGGEAGMPFGGGGGGDRVFFFGGFRRPGSNQIRGNINESYTNSAFDARPYPLNTPSQPQVPYYSELFGFSLGGPLNIPRLYNGGNKTSFFFNFNIIRGTSPQNILASLPTAAERQGDFSATTIASGPGAGTMPVIYEPTAALEPRTAFPGNVVPSSMLNSASLGLLQYLPMPNLPGQVQNYHVQLSLPTASQIFMARVGREISSKDNLAVVYFYDSSHADGLTGFPNIPSTTTTRRQNVSVTETHNFSTRAVNDFAVNFNRARTLVTNPFSYNRNITGELGIQGVSQDPRDWGLPSIGFTNFSELSDASPSLTRNQTLSFSDSLLYTVGKHNFEFGGEVSRIQLNSLTNPEAQGSFSFTGYSTSDFTTQGTPVTNTGYDLADFLLGLPQTTSERYGIPANYLRSSRYDVYGQDDWRVSDHFTLDLGARWEYAAPFTEKYGHLSDLALGPNFSTADVVTGQNPGSLPASLLSGHPENVAPRVGIAYRPWISHSLVVRAGYGMFYDESIYQNLVSNLVNQAPFATTSTLVTSPSQLLTLQNGFPTINPGTVSNTYAVDPGFLTPYAQTWNATVEQNLGQSYVLSAAYIGTRGTHLNLLLVPGVGSALASITLPFEYDTSGASSLYNGLRVSLRHFSRRDFSFFLNYTYSKAEDNASSVGGTATTRFFRIGGPGGLGGGSAISAAVSPLAPVQNPSDLGAEWALSGFNPTHSLRGFVRYQLPFGERGRFLKKGGVLSAILSRWSLSDIMTVSSGLPYTAYVGGNASNNVNGLAPFGGLRADATGVPVTLPSSQRTTLNYFNTGAFALPVAGAFGNAGRNTIPGPPTINFDVGLDRLITISREKNITGNFRLATSNTFNIVNFSGLSTTINSNTFGRVNAVGAMRTMTLSFRLRF is encoded by the coding sequence ATGAGGGCAAAAACGTTCTTGTACGGCGCCGGAATTCTGGCGGTGATGCTGGCGATAACGTTGTGCACAGGTCCGGCGGCGATGGCGCAGACGGCAGCCGGCGGCACAGTCGAGGGGCAGGTGCTAGGCCCCGGGGAAGTGCCGGTGCCGGGCGCGAGGGTTGTGCTGTTCAATCCACAAACGCGCGAGCGCAAGCAGACATGGTCCGACGAGGCGGGAAAGTACGTTTTCAGCAGCGTGGCGCCGGGCGAGTATCGGGTGATTGTGGTGATCCTGGGTTTCCGGCCATCCCTGTTGGGACCTGTGACAGTCACCGCCGGCAAGCCTTTGACCCTGAACGCGACCTTGACACTGGGCGTGCCCGGTGAGCAGGCCGGATTTGGCGGTTTCAGGCGGCAGGGCGCCGGGCAGGGCGGGGCGGGCCGAGGGAATTTTCCCGGGCGCGCAAGCGAGGCGGGATCTGGTGGACGCGCCGGAATCGGGCGCGGGTCAGGTCAGTTTCCGCAGCAGGGTCGCGGGAATGCCGGCGGCTCCTTTCCTGCGCAGGGAACGGCCGGCCCAGAAGACGCCGGTGACCTGAACAGCATTCTGGCAGAAGCGGGTGGGAATGATGCGACCGGCGGTTTGAGTTTCTCGGATGAGGGCGCCGGAACGGGCCAGACGAATCAGGCCGGCGGCATCGGGGGCGATCTTGCGGGCGCGGCGGGCGCCAGCAACTCCTTCCTGCTGGCCGGCAATGTTGTGAACGCCACCGCGCCCACTATGGCTGGCGGACGCCGTGGCCGAGGTTTCAGATTCGGCGGCGGACCGGGAGGTCCCGGAGGCCCTGGCGGCGAGGCAGGGATGCCGTTTGGCGGAGGAGGCGGCGGTGACCGTGTCTTTTTCTTCGGCGGTTTTCGGCGGCCCGGCTCCAATCAGATTCGCGGAAACATCAACGAGTCGTACACTAACTCGGCCTTCGACGCTCGTCCTTACCCCTTGAACACGCCCTCGCAGCCGCAGGTCCCGTACTACAGCGAGCTCTTCGGTTTTTCGCTTGGCGGCCCGCTGAACATCCCCAGGCTTTACAACGGTGGCAATAAAACTAGCTTCTTTTTCAATTTCAACATCATTCGCGGCACCAGCCCGCAGAATATTCTGGCATCGCTTCCGACTGCGGCGGAGCGGCAGGGCGATTTTTCAGCAACAACCATTGCATCCGGACCAGGCGCCGGTACGATGCCTGTCATTTATGAGCCGACCGCAGCGCTCGAACCGCGGACCGCTTTTCCGGGCAATGTGGTTCCGTCGTCGATGCTCAACTCGGCCTCTCTGGGGTTGCTGCAATACCTCCCGATGCCCAACCTGCCGGGGCAGGTGCAGAACTATCACGTGCAACTGTCGCTCCCAACGGCCAGCCAGATCTTCATGGCCAGGGTGGGCCGCGAAATTTCAAGCAAAGATAACCTGGCAGTGGTGTATTTCTACGATTCCTCACACGCTGACGGCCTCACCGGCTTCCCAAACATTCCTTCCACGACCACCACGCGAAGACAGAACGTCAGCGTGACCGAAACTCACAATTTCAGCACCAGGGCCGTTAATGACTTTGCTGTGAACTTCAACCGCGCGCGCACTCTGGTGACGAATCCCTTTTCCTACAACCGGAACATCACGGGGGAATTGGGCATCCAGGGCGTTTCACAGGACCCGAGGGATTGGGGCCTGCCCTCCATCGGCTTTACGAATTTCAGCGAGCTTAGTGACGCGTCTCCCTCGTTGACTCGCAACCAGACGCTGAGTTTCTCCGATTCACTCCTTTACACCGTGGGCAAACACAACTTCGAGTTCGGCGGAGAGGTTTCCAGAATTCAACTGAACTCGCTGACGAACCCGGAAGCGCAAGGAAGTTTCTCCTTCACCGGCTACAGCACCAGCGACTTTACGACGCAGGGAACGCCGGTCACGAATACGGGATATGATCTGGCTGATTTTCTACTGGGACTTCCGCAGACGACCTCGGAGCGCTACGGCATTCCCGCCAACTATCTGCGATCGTCCCGCTACGACGTTTACGGTCAGGATGACTGGCGGGTGTCGGACCATTTCACGCTGGACCTGGGCGCGCGTTGGGAATACGCCGCGCCCTTCACCGAGAAATACGGCCACCTGTCGGACCTGGCCCTGGGACCCAATTTTTCTACGGCGGACGTGGTGACGGGACAGAATCCGGGAAGTCTTCCGGCTTCACTGTTAAGCGGGCATCCGGAAAACGTGGCGCCGCGCGTGGGTATTGCCTATCGCCCGTGGATTTCACACTCGCTGGTGGTGCGCGCAGGCTACGGCATGTTTTACGACGAGTCAATTTACCAGAACCTGGTGAGCAACCTGGTGAATCAAGCCCCGTTTGCAACCACGAGCACGCTGGTGACCAGCCCGTCGCAGCTCCTGACGCTCCAGAACGGATTTCCCACCATCAATCCCGGAACGGTGAGCAACACGTATGCCGTTGACCCTGGGTTCCTTACCCCGTACGCGCAAACCTGGAATGCAACGGTGGAACAAAACCTCGGCCAGTCCTACGTCCTGTCGGCGGCTTATATCGGCACGCGCGGGACGCACCTGAACCTGCTGCTGGTGCCCGGTGTCGGGAGTGCCCTGGCGTCTATTACGCTTCCGTTTGAATACGACACTTCGGGAGCATCATCCCTCTACAACGGGCTGCGCGTGAGCCTGCGGCACTTTTCGCGCCGCGACTTCTCTTTCTTTTTGAATTACACCTATTCGAAGGCAGAGGACAACGCGTCCAGCGTCGGGGGAACTGCCACCACGCGCTTCTTCAGGATTGGCGGCCCTGGAGGGCTGGGAGGCGGTTCGGCCATCTCGGCGGCCGTGAGCCCGCTGGCTCCTGTGCAGAATCCCTCTGATCTGGGCGCGGAGTGGGCCCTTTCGGGATTCAATCCCACTCACAGCCTGCGCGGCTTTGTGCGCTATCAGTTGCCATTTGGCGAGCGCGGCCGGTTCCTGAAGAAGGGCGGTGTTCTGTCTGCTATTCTCAGCCGCTGGTCTCTGAGTGACATTATGACTGTCAGTTCCGGCCTGCCCTATACCGCCTATGTTGGCGGCAACGCCAGCAACAACGTGAATGGGCTTGCACCGTTCGGCGGATTGCGCGCCGACGCCACGGGAGTTCCGGTGACGCTGCCTTCCTCCCAGCGAACTACGCTCAACTACTTTAATACGGGGGCGTTTGCCTTGCCGGTGGCGGGAGCGTTCGGGAACGCCGGCCGGAATACCATTCCCGGGCCGCCAACCATCAATTTCGATGTGGGACTCGACCGGCTGATCACGATTTCGCGCGAGAAGAATATTACTGGGAACTTTCGCCTGGCGACGAGCAACACGTTCAACATCGTCAATTTTTCGGGCCTGTCAACGACGATCAACAGCAACACCTTCGGACGGGTAAATGCTGTGGGTGCGATGAGGACCATGACCCTTTCATTCAGGCTGCGGTTCTAA